In the Longimicrobium sp. genome, CTTTCCCACGATCGCGCGGTCGCCGGCGAACATGCGCTGCCACAGCTCGTACGAGAGGACGACGACGCGGGGCGATTCCGGGTCGAACTCCTCGGACACGAAGAAGCGGCCCAGGGTGGGCGCCATCCCCAGCGTGGCAAAGAAGTCGGGAGTCACCGCCGCGCCCGTGAGCCGCTCCGCCTCCCTCTCGTCCGCGACGTTCCAGTCGACGGGCTGGTACACGGCCGCGCGGGCGAAGACTCCGTTCGACTTCCAGTCCTCGTAGTCCGCGTAGGTGACGTTCCACTGGCTGCCGTCTTCCATGCTGCGCGCCTGCGGCACCACCAGCCGCTCGGAGGCGGGGAAGGGGAGCGGGCGCAGGAGCACGTGGTTCACTGCCGAAAAGATCGCCGTCATCGCGCCGACGCCGAGGGCGATGGTGCCGATGGCCACCAGCGTGAAGCCCGGCGCACCGCGCAGCACGCGCACGGCGTAGCGCGTGTCCTGCCCCAGGTCTTCGAGGAGGCGGGGGCGCGCCTCGTCGCGCACGGCCTCCTTGTGCCGCTCCACCCCGCCGAACTCCACCAGCGCCGCCCTCCGTGCCTGGGCGGGCTCCATCCCCGCGCGCACGTTCTTTTGCGTCAGCTGCTCGATGTGGAAGCGCATCTCCTCGTCCACGCCGCCGTCCAGCTCGTCGCGCCGCATGGAGTTGCGCAGCCGGTGCCAGAGTTCACGGATCAGCCTCATGGTGCCCTCGCGATCAGCGGGTGTCTGTGGCGAGCACCAGGTTGACCGCCCGCGACAGGCGCTCCCAGTGGCTCCGCTCCTCCACGAAGCGCTCCTTTCCTTCCTCAGTCAGCGCGTAGTAGCGGGCGCGGCGGTTGTTCTCCGTCGTGCGCCACTCCGAGCGGATCAGTCCCTGCCGCTGCAGGCGGTAGAGCGCAGGGTAGAGCGAGCCCTGGTTCATCTGCAGCACGTTCCCTGACCACTGCTCGATGCGCTCGGTGATCCCCCACCCATGCATCGGCTCCAGCTGCAGCGCCTTCAGCACCAGCATGTCCAGCGTCCCCTGGATCAGGTCGCCGCGATCCTTGTCCGTCAATCCAACCTCCTTTCGATGGTCGAAAGGAACAGTACGTGCCTCTCCTTTCGATTGTCAAGAGAAGCGTGTCTGGTCGCCGACCCAGAGAAGAGCGGTAGGGACCACATAGAGACACAGCGGCGCACGGGAAAGGCGTCCTATGTCCCGCTGTTGGCGTATGTTACGCGCGTTGACGTTTGCTGTGGAGAAGGGCATCTTTGTGTGGCAACATGCCTCACACCGAAAGGGAACCATGCCTCGTAAGAAAGCCACCCCGCGCGTCCGGGAAGCGCACGCTGCGTACGCGGCCGAAGCCCCAGCCTCGGAATCGATCCCGGAGCCGGAGGCGCAGGGCGAGGCGCGCCTCAGCTTCCGCATCGACCCCGAGCTCAAGGAGCTGATCGAGCTCGCCGCGATTCATACGGGGCAGACGGTGAACTCATACGCCATCTCGACGCTTATCCGAGACGCGCGTCGGATCATTCAGGACCAGCACATTACTTACCTCTCCGAACGCGATTGGGAGATCTTCATGGATCTCATGGACAACCCGCCGCCGCCCAACGATGCGCTTATCAGGGCGATGCAGCACCACCGCGAGTTCGTAAGGTCACATGATCGCTCGGGCGAGGAGTCGTGAACCCGATCTCCGTCGA is a window encoding:
- a CDS encoding DUF1778 domain-containing protein, translating into MPRKKATPRVREAHAAYAAEAPASESIPEPEAQGEARLSFRIDPELKELIELAAIHTGQTVNSYAISTLIRDARRIIQDQHITYLSERDWEIFMDLMDNPPPPNDALIRAMQHHREFVRSHDRSGEES
- a CDS encoding PadR family transcriptional regulator, with amino-acid sequence MTDKDRGDLIQGTLDMLVLKALQLEPMHGWGITERIEQWSGNVLQMNQGSLYPALYRLQRQGLIRSEWRTTENNRRARYYALTEEGKERFVEERSHWERLSRAVNLVLATDTR